The following are encoded together in the Coregonus clupeaformis isolate EN_2021a chromosome 24, ASM2061545v1, whole genome shotgun sequence genome:
- the LOC121556765 gene encoding zinc finger protein ZIC 2: MLLEGGHQHSGTGVSASAFQRHHSVHSPAEMQERDPSFMESVHIATQGPGYGPSYANSTRDFIMRNRGFGDSSPASDQHSLLRTMAGSLHHSHVEGQGHGHLLFPGMHDQHHGSANVLGGRLGLPGEVFGRADQYHHVSGPRSDPYGQYGAMGLNMGMAAHHHHHPAAFFRFMRQQCIKQELICKWIDPDQPGGASRCCGKTYGTMHELVTHVSVEHVGGPEQSSHTCFWEECPRENKSFKAKYKLVNHIRVHTGEKPFPCPFPGCSKVFARSENLKIHKRTHTGEKPFMCDFFGCDRRFANSSDRKKHLHVHTSDKPYLCKMCDKSYTHPSSLRKHMKVHDSLSVADTSPRASSGYESSTPPGLVSPASETQSNMSPDSAVLSSGHSNLSSNFSEWYV; this comes from the exons ATGCTGTTGGAGGGAGGTCACCAGCACTCAGGCACAGGGGTCAGTGCGAGCGCGTTCCAAAGGCACCACTCAGTGCATTCACCAGCCGAGATGCAGGAGAGAGACCCCAGCTTTATGGAGTCGGTCCACATCGCCACCCAGGGACCCGGGTATGGCCCATCCTACGCCAACTCCACACGGGACTTTATCATGCGCAACCGGGGATTCGGAGACTCTTCCCCTGCCAGCGATCAGCACTCTCTCCTCAGGACTATGGCTGGGTCCCTCCATCACTCACACGTCGAGGGCCAGGGGCATGGACACCTCCTCTTTCCCGGGATGCACGACCAGCACCACGGCTCTGCTAACGTGCTGGGCGGCCGGCTGGGACTACCAGGGGAGGTGTTCGGTAGAGCGGACCAGTATCACCATGTTTCCGGCCCAAGGAGCGACCCTTACGGCCAATATGGGGCCATGGGTCTCAACATGGGCATGGCAgctcaccaccatcatcacccaGCCGCGTTCTTCCGCTTCATGCGGCAGCAGTGCATCAAACAAGAGTTGATCTGCAAGTGGATAGACCCGGACCAGCCCGGAGGGGCGAGCCGGTGCTGTGGCAAGACCTACGGCACCATGCACGAGCTGGTTACGCACGTCTCCGTGGAGCACGTCGGTGGGCCCGAGCAGAGTAGCCACACCTGCTTCTGGGAAGAGTGCCCGCGCGAGAACAAATCGTTCAAGGCCAAATACAAGCTGGTGAATCATATTCGggtgcacactggagagaagcctttcccgTGCCCGTTCCCCGGATGCAGCAAGGTCTTTGCGCGCTCGGAGAACTTGAAGATACACAAGAGGACGCACACAG GGGAGAAACCGTTCATGTGTGATTTCTTCGGCTGCGACAGACGCTTCGCAAACAGCAGTGACCGCAAAAAACACCTGCACGTTCACACGTCTGACAAGCCCTATCTGTGCAAGATGTGTGACAAGTCCTACACACACCCCAGCTCTCTGAGAAAACATATGAAG GTGCATGATTCTCTGTCAGTAGCAGACACGTCGCCCCGAGCCAGCAGCGGGTATGAGTCCTCGACGCCCCCGGGTTTAGTGTCCCCTGCCTCGGAGACCCAGAGCAACATGTCCCCGGACTCTGCGGTCCTCAGTAGCGGACACAGCAACCTCTCGTCCAACTTCAGTGAGTGGTATGTCTGA
- the LOC121556766 gene encoding zinc finger protein ZIC 5, whose protein sequence is MQRPGGRHRHNGHSLLRNNNSMASYIASPPPRAASTGAYAEYSNNNNNRPIKPELVCKWTDHEHRDRTSKQRICDQTFSSMHELVDHVSTEHVAGLEPLSHVCMWEECLREGKAFKAKYKLINHIRVHTGEKPFSCTFPDCGKVFARSENLKIHTRTHTGEKPFQCEFTGCLRKFANSSDRKKHSQVHTSAKPYDCKAHGCFKSYTHPSSLRKHMKIHLNALKSSPTSEPIDLSFTGILGKRSSRDYVASRTNCSSSRLSLPPAVSNIKEWYVCTRTTGQGQNYLQLTADEIKSEPCSGDEEYYNTT, encoded by the exons ATGCAGCGGCCGGGTGGTCGCCATCGCCACAATGGCCACTCTCTGCTCCGCAATAACAATTCCATGGCCTCATACATCGCTTCTCCTCCGCCGCGCGCTGCCTCCACCGGCGCCTATGCGGAATactccaacaacaacaacaacaggcctATAAAGCCCGAGCTGGTCTGCAAATGGACGGACCACGAGCACCGTGACCGAACTTCAAaacaaaggatatgcgaccaaactTTCAGCTCCATGCACGAGCTGGTGGACCACGTAAGCACCGAGCACGTCGCTGGGCTCGAGCCCCTGAGCCATGTTTGTATGTGGGAAGAATGCCTGAGAGAAGGAAAGGCGTTTAAAGCCAAATATAAACTGATAAACCACATCAGGGTACACACTGGGGAGAAACCATTCTCCTGTACTTTCCCAGACTGCGGGAAAGTGTTCGCTCGGTCGGAAAACCTCAAGAttcacacgcgcacgcacacag GTGAGAAGCCATTTCAATGTGAGTTCACCGGCTGCCTGCGGAAATTTGCCAACAGCAGTGACCGTAAGAAGCACTCGCAGGTCCACACCAGCGCCAAACCGTACGACTGCAAGGCCCACGGCTGCTTCAAGTCCTACACACACCCCAGCTCCCTCAGAAAACACATGAAGATCCACCTCAACGCACTCAAGTCCTCTCCTACCTCGGAACCCATAGACCTGTCATTCACAGGGATTCTTGGGAAACGTAGTTCCCGGGATTATGTAGCTTCGCGGACTAACTGCTCATCTTCTAGGCTCTCGCTGCCTCCGGCGGTGTCCAACATTAAGGAGTGGTACGTGTGTACCAGGACCACAGGTCAGGGACAGAACTACCTCCAACTCACAGCAGATGAGATCAAGTCAGAGCCATGTAGCGGTGATGAGGAGTATTATAATACGACGTAG